The following are from one region of the Acanthopagrus latus isolate v.2019 chromosome 2, fAcaLat1.1, whole genome shotgun sequence genome:
- the ssr3 gene encoding translocon-associated protein subunit gamma: MAPKGSNKQQSEEDLLLQDFSRNLSAKSTALFYGNALIVSAIPIWLFWRIWHMDLVQSAVLYAVMTLVSTYLVAFAYKNVKFVLKHKVAQKREDAVSKEVTRKLSEADNRKMSRKEKDERILWKKNEVADYEATTFSIFYNNTLFLVLVIVASFFLLKNFNPTVNYILSISASSGLIALLSTGSK, translated from the exons ATGGCTCCCAAAggcagcaacaagcagcagtCAGAGGAAGACCTTCTCCTCCAGGACTTCAGCAGGAACCTCTCAGCCAAGTCCACCGCTCTGTTCTACGGAAACGCACTCATCGTTTCTGCCATCCCCATCT GGCTCTTTTGGAGGATTTGGCACATGGACCTTGTCCAGTCTGCAGTTCTGTACGCCGTCATGACTCTGGTTAGCACCTACCTGGTGGCCTTCGCCTACAAGAACGTCAAGTTTGTTCTCAAACACAA AGTTGCCCAGAAACGCGAGGACGCCGTTTCCAAGGAGGTAACCAGGAAGCTGTCCGAGGCAGACAACCGCAAGATGTCCCGCAAGGAGAAAGACGAGAG GATCCTGTGGAAGAAGAATGAGGTCGCTGACTACGAGGCCACCACCTTCTCCATCTTCTACAACAACACTCTCTTCCTGGTTCTCGTCATCGTCGCCTCCTTCTTCCTGCTCAAGAACTTCAACCCCACCGT TAACTACATTCTGTCCATCAGTGCCTCCTCAGGACTCATCGCTCTGCTGTCCACAGGCTCCAAGTAa